In Roseisolibacter agri, the following proteins share a genomic window:
- the holA gene encoding DNA polymerase III subunit delta has protein sequence MSTTPHKPLNAALKARAFAHAYYFHGDDDFLKEDAVRQVVAAVVDPATRDFNLEVRRGAELDPQTLDGLLATPPMMADRRMVVVRDVGALKKDVRGTLDRYLQRPASDTVLLLLTPAGTKADKGLCERAEAYEFAPLNEDRVAKWIAHHAQAELGATITPEAVRLLQGGVGAELQQLSAELDKVVSYVRGERDAAGADAGAPIVVDEAAVSAVVGVRRGETMGDLLDAVARQDARTAAALVGHVLAQPKASAVVVVMALSTQMLALAWGQARRAQGASPGALNGEYFNLLKEAPSSYVGRPWGEATKAWTANVDRWTAPSLDRALALLLETDASLKETRLSSDEQLLETLVLALCALPNAGPNARPGASGGPRRAA, from the coding sequence GTGTCCACGACGCCTCACAAACCGCTGAATGCGGCGCTCAAGGCGCGCGCCTTCGCCCACGCCTACTACTTCCACGGCGACGACGACTTCCTGAAGGAGGACGCCGTCCGGCAGGTGGTGGCGGCGGTGGTCGATCCGGCGACGCGCGACTTCAACCTCGAGGTGCGGCGCGGCGCGGAGCTCGACCCGCAGACGCTCGACGGGCTGCTGGCGACGCCGCCGATGATGGCCGACCGGCGGATGGTCGTCGTGCGCGACGTCGGCGCGCTGAAGAAGGACGTGCGCGGCACGCTCGACCGGTACCTGCAGCGGCCCGCGTCCGACACCGTCCTCCTGCTCCTCACGCCCGCGGGCACGAAGGCGGACAAGGGCCTGTGCGAGCGCGCCGAGGCGTACGAGTTCGCGCCGCTGAACGAGGATCGCGTGGCGAAGTGGATCGCGCACCACGCGCAGGCGGAGCTCGGCGCCACGATCACGCCGGAGGCCGTGCGGCTGCTGCAGGGCGGCGTCGGCGCGGAGCTGCAGCAGCTCTCGGCGGAGCTGGACAAGGTGGTGAGCTACGTGCGCGGCGAGCGCGACGCGGCGGGCGCGGATGCGGGCGCGCCGATCGTCGTGGACGAGGCGGCCGTCAGCGCCGTCGTCGGCGTGCGGCGCGGCGAGACGATGGGCGACCTGCTGGACGCGGTCGCGCGGCAGGACGCGCGCACGGCCGCCGCGCTCGTGGGGCACGTCCTGGCGCAGCCCAAGGCGTCGGCGGTCGTCGTGGTGATGGCGCTCTCGACGCAGATGCTCGCGCTGGCCTGGGGGCAGGCGCGCCGCGCGCAGGGCGCGTCGCCGGGCGCGCTGAACGGCGAGTACTTCAACCTCCTGAAGGAGGCGCCGAGCTCCTACGTCGGCCGGCCGTGGGGCGAGGCGACGAAGGCGTGGACGGCGAACGTCGACCGGTGGACCGCGCCGTCGCTCGACCGGGCGCTGGCGCTGCTGCTCGAGACGGACGCGTCGCTGAAGGAGACGCGCCTGTCGTCGGACGAGCAGCTGCTGGAGACGCTGGTGCTGGCGCTGTGCGCGCTGCCGAACGCGGGTCCGAACGCGCGGCCCGGCGCGTCGGGCGGGCCGCGCCGCGCGGCCTGA
- a CDS encoding DUF4142 domain-containing protein produces the protein MRTGLAPWSIVAFAAVLAGGAIPARAQPPSSTDTTRATQDTSRAARDRARDSTRRVTRSVGGEVVPRVTKDAPRPARTTRAPAQTQTPTPTPAATPPATDTTARMAPTPTPTPAMTPPDSTTGSPMDAARAAVAPIVGAMTTEAHAMALLHEANVGEIEAGRRAERQATDTAVRAFAARMVQEHTALDQQTTALAQRLNVTPMLPDSALPQLQMRELQALPTGTAPSMMRTDSTTMRRPDSTAMPMTPRPDSTAMRTDSTMARTDTTMRHAGMMHGAAGSSFDAAYVAQQVAAHARTLALVDAAIQRAQQAELKTALETQVRPRVAEHLRMAQELQTRIGAR, from the coding sequence ATGCGAACCGGACTCGCCCCATGGAGCATCGTGGCGTTCGCCGCCGTGCTCGCGGGGGGCGCCATACCCGCGCGGGCCCAACCGCCCAGCTCGACCGACACGACCCGCGCCACCCAGGACACCAGCCGCGCCGCGCGCGACCGCGCGCGCGACAGCACGCGCCGCGTCACCCGCAGCGTCGGCGGCGAGGTCGTGCCGCGCGTGACGAAGGACGCGCCGCGGCCGGCCCGCACGACCCGCGCGCCGGCGCAGACCCAGACGCCGACGCCCACGCCCGCGGCGACGCCGCCGGCGACCGACACGACGGCGCGCATGGCGCCGACGCCGACGCCGACGCCCGCCATGACGCCGCCCGACTCGACCACGGGCAGCCCGATGGACGCCGCGCGCGCGGCGGTGGCGCCGATCGTCGGCGCGATGACCACCGAGGCGCACGCGATGGCGCTGCTGCACGAGGCGAACGTCGGCGAGATCGAGGCCGGCCGGCGCGCGGAGCGGCAGGCCACCGACACGGCCGTGCGCGCGTTCGCGGCGCGGATGGTCCAGGAGCACACCGCGCTCGACCAGCAGACGACGGCGCTCGCGCAGCGGCTGAACGTCACGCCGATGCTGCCCGACAGCGCGCTGCCGCAGCTGCAGATGCGCGAGCTGCAGGCGCTGCCGACGGGCACGGCGCCGAGCATGATGCGGACGGACTCGACGACGATGCGTCGGCCCGACTCGACCGCGATGCCGATGACGCCGCGGCCGGACTCGACGGCGATGCGGACGGACTCCACGATGGCGCGCACCGACACGACGATGCGCCACGCGGGGATGATGCACGGCGCGGCGGGGTCGTCGTTCGACGCCGCCTACGTCGCGCAGCAGGTCGCGGCGCACGCGCGCACGCTGGCGCTGGTGGACGCGGCCATCCAGCGCGCGCAGCAGGCCGAGCTGAAGACGGCGCTCGAGACGCAGGTGCGGCCGAGGGTCGCGGAGCATCTGCGGATGGCGCAGGAGCTCCAGACCAGAATCGGCGCCAGGTGA
- a CDS encoding S9 family peptidase has product MPILSPPRSRHASVRAAALAVGVLAPVALLAQAPATPAANASSANASSANASSAKRPMTFVDMQYTRQVGGVALSPDGKLALYTLSSPDWKEARSQSDIYVVSTTRGVASGKQLTYTRDKNETNPRWAKDGSWFVFASNREAPAAQGQQQQLYLMRPDGGEARRVTDAKDGVSTFQFSPDGAWLVYRSGKTDEEQLYAVPVERLAAGTPLDSLKPTALTKHPTGVGLWRWSPDAKRIYFVTADTVDRDEKLRTEKRFTATIRNAEQPTSSLWALDVAGKKTTRLTRDTSYSVTNFSLSDDGRWIAYTGIANNRYKRNVTEQNINGDAYLLDTQGGAIERLTNNEEVGESLPSFSPDSKWIAFSASDDMTGYNMKNARVYLRAVGDRGGQWRKLGTNLDGDVSVGWWSKDGRTIYFNEGVKATNQLFALDVASGNARQLTHEKAVVNVDEDEDTKRILVNYADPTTPNTVFLVPSIDQVARRASWVQLTDANPQLRNVALGEQTEITWTSTDGKPVGGVLVKPVGYEPGKRYPLLVAIHGGPAAADMLGFNGGYGAQVYAGAGWVVLMPNYRGSTNYGEAHKNGIVGNYFDPGYQDIMTGVDKLIADGLVDSTKMGALGWSAGGHWSNWILTHTNRFKAISSGAGTSNWISMYAQSDVQRNRQYYLGNKLPYQDFDAYWNQSPLKYIQNAKTPTMIHVVEGDPRVPSPQSVELHMALKKLGVPTELYMYPGNTHGIPDPRNRLVKSVAEKAWMDYYVLGSGRKFAWRDVLKTLEDTPGTPPAPTAVGATGSGSDAP; this is encoded by the coding sequence GTGCCGATCCTCTCCCCTCCCCGCTCGCGCCACGCGTCCGTCCGCGCCGCCGCCCTCGCGGTCGGCGTTCTCGCGCCCGTCGCGCTGCTCGCGCAGGCGCCCGCCACGCCCGCCGCGAACGCCTCGTCCGCGAACGCCTCGTCCGCGAACGCCTCGTCCGCGAAGCGGCCGATGACGTTCGTCGACATGCAGTACACGCGACAGGTCGGCGGCGTCGCGCTCAGCCCCGACGGCAAGCTCGCGCTCTACACGCTCTCGTCGCCGGACTGGAAGGAGGCGCGCTCGCAGTCCGACATCTACGTCGTCAGCACGACGCGCGGCGTCGCGAGCGGCAAGCAGCTCACCTACACGCGCGACAAGAACGAGACGAACCCCCGCTGGGCGAAGGACGGCAGCTGGTTCGTCTTCGCGTCCAACCGCGAGGCGCCGGCCGCGCAGGGCCAGCAGCAGCAGCTCTACCTGATGCGCCCCGACGGCGGCGAGGCGCGCCGCGTCACCGACGCGAAGGACGGCGTCTCGACGTTCCAGTTCAGCCCCGACGGCGCCTGGCTCGTCTACCGCAGCGGCAAGACCGACGAGGAGCAGCTCTACGCGGTCCCGGTCGAGCGCCTCGCCGCCGGCACGCCGCTCGACTCGCTCAAGCCGACCGCGCTCACCAAGCACCCCACGGGCGTGGGCCTCTGGCGCTGGAGCCCCGACGCGAAGCGGATCTACTTCGTCACCGCCGACACGGTGGACCGCGACGAGAAGCTCCGCACCGAGAAGCGCTTCACCGCCACCATCCGCAACGCCGAGCAGCCGACGTCGTCGCTGTGGGCGCTCGACGTGGCGGGGAAGAAGACGACGCGCCTGACGCGCGACACGTCGTACTCGGTCACCAACTTCTCGCTTTCCGACGACGGGCGCTGGATCGCCTACACGGGCATCGCCAACAATCGCTACAAGCGGAACGTCACCGAGCAGAACATCAACGGCGATGCCTACCTGCTGGACACGCAGGGCGGCGCGATCGAGCGGCTGACGAACAACGAGGAGGTCGGCGAGAGCCTCCCCTCCTTCTCGCCGGACTCGAAGTGGATCGCCTTCTCGGCGTCCGACGACATGACCGGCTACAACATGAAGAACGCGCGCGTCTACCTGCGCGCGGTCGGCGACAGGGGCGGACAGTGGCGGAAGCTCGGCACGAACCTCGACGGCGACGTCAGCGTCGGCTGGTGGTCGAAGGACGGCCGCACGATCTACTTCAATGAAGGCGTGAAGGCGACCAACCAGCTCTTCGCGCTCGACGTCGCCAGCGGCAACGCGCGCCAGCTGACGCACGAGAAGGCGGTCGTCAACGTGGACGAGGACGAGGACACCAAGCGCATCCTCGTCAACTACGCCGACCCGACGACGCCGAACACGGTGTTCCTCGTCCCGTCGATCGACCAGGTCGCGCGGCGCGCCAGCTGGGTCCAGCTCACCGACGCCAACCCGCAGCTCCGCAACGTCGCCCTCGGCGAGCAGACGGAGATCACCTGGACGTCCACGGACGGCAAGCCGGTCGGCGGCGTGCTGGTGAAGCCGGTCGGCTACGAGCCCGGCAAGCGCTACCCGCTGCTGGTCGCGATCCACGGCGGCCCCGCCGCGGCCGACATGCTCGGCTTCAACGGCGGCTACGGCGCGCAGGTCTACGCCGGTGCCGGCTGGGTGGTGCTGATGCCGAACTACCGCGGCTCGACCAACTACGGCGAGGCGCACAAGAACGGGATCGTCGGCAACTACTTCGACCCGGGCTACCAGGACATCATGACCGGCGTCGACAAGCTGATCGCCGACGGCCTGGTCGACAGCACGAAGATGGGCGCGCTCGGCTGGAGCGCGGGCGGCCACTGGTCCAACTGGATCCTCACGCACACGAACCGCTTCAAGGCGATCTCGTCGGGCGCGGGCACGTCCAACTGGATCTCGATGTACGCGCAGAGCGACGTGCAGCGGAACCGCCAGTACTACCTCGGCAACAAGCTCCCGTACCAGGACTTCGACGCGTACTGGAACCAGTCGCCGCTGAAGTACATCCAGAACGCGAAGACGCCGACGATGATCCACGTCGTCGAGGGCGACCCGCGCGTGCCGAGCCCGCAGAGCGTGGAGCTGCACATGGCGCTGAAGAAGCTCGGCGTGCCGACGGAGCTGTACATGTACCCGGGCAACACGCACGGCATCCCCGACCCGCGCAACCGCCTCGTGAAGAGCGTGGCCGAGAAGGCGTGGATGGACTACTACGTGCTCGGGAGCGGGCGGAAGTTCGCGTGGCGCGACGTCCTGAAGACGCTCGAGGACACGCCCGGCACGCCGCCCGCGCCGACGGCGGTGGGCGCGACGGGGAGCGGGAGCGACGCGCCGTAA
- a CDS encoding SPOR domain-containing protein has translation MSDPRALLAALAATATLALTPAARAGAQGTTGPLPESSPVGAPYARARALVESGRGAAGRALVDSLLSAAAAGSPAYAEALWWRASLARDGASAERDLRTLAVEFPASPRAVDASLRLAQLELARGRPAEARERLERLRRDQPEGAPRARASYWLARAQLDAGDARTACTTLNEAAGSALPGDPVARQVVALRRRLPGCELTVAVGSGGAGADSGAAPAVAPSAAPPAGGPRRATDTTATPVAPNPSNAAPTPATPVPASTPRPAAGGARWTVQLAAYDRRPDAEAMAARLVARGVEARVSGDARPFRVRVGRWATRAEAVAAQRELAGKGMRGFVTDAEP, from the coding sequence GTGTCCGATCCCCGCGCTCTCCTCGCCGCGCTGGCCGCGACGGCCACGCTCGCGCTGACGCCCGCCGCGCGCGCCGGCGCGCAGGGCACCACCGGCCCGCTGCCCGAGTCGTCGCCCGTGGGCGCGCCGTACGCGCGGGCGCGCGCGCTGGTGGAGTCCGGGCGTGGCGCGGCGGGGCGCGCGCTGGTGGACTCGCTGCTGTCGGCGGCCGCCGCCGGGTCGCCCGCGTACGCCGAGGCGCTGTGGTGGCGCGCGTCGCTGGCGCGCGACGGGGCGTCGGCGGAGCGCGACCTGCGCACGCTGGCGGTGGAGTTCCCGGCGTCGCCGCGGGCGGTGGACGCGTCGCTGCGGCTGGCGCAGCTGGAGCTGGCGCGCGGCCGGCCGGCCGAGGCGCGCGAGCGGCTGGAGCGGCTGCGGCGCGATCAGCCGGAGGGAGCGCCGCGGGCGCGGGCGAGCTACTGGCTGGCGCGCGCGCAGCTGGACGCCGGCGACGCGCGCACCGCGTGCACGACGTTGAACGAGGCCGCGGGGTCGGCGCTGCCGGGCGATCCGGTGGCGCGGCAGGTGGTGGCGCTGCGGCGGCGGCTGCCGGGTTGTGAGCTGACGGTGGCGGTGGGGAGCGGGGGCGCGGGGGCGGACAGCGGCGCCGCGCCGGCCGTCGCGCCGAGCGCTGCGCCGCCCGCCGGGGGCCCCCGCCGAGCTACCGATACCACCGCGACGCCCGTCGCACCCAACCCTTCCAACGCGGCGCCGACCCCCGCGACGCCGGTGCCCGCGTCCACCCCGCGCCCCGCGGCGGGTGGCGCGCGCTGGACGGTGCAGCTCGCGGCCTACGACCGGCGGCCGGACGCGGAGGCGATGGCGGCGCGGCTGGTGGCGCGCGGGGTCGAGGCGCGCGTGAGCGGCGACGCGAGGCCGTTCCGCGTGCGCGTGGGGCGCTGGGCGACGCGGGCGGAGGCGGTGGCGGCGCAGCGCGAGCTGGCGGGGAAGGGGATGCGCGGGTTCGTCACGGACGCCGAGCCCTGA
- the mutS gene encoding DNA mismatch repair protein MutS — translation MEQQDTPLMQQWRAAKASSQGAIVFARVGDFYEMFYEDAELASRVLGLTLTSRNNGGAAEVPLAGIPVKACSEYLRRLVQRGYRVAICEQVEDPKLAKGLVRREVVETITPGAAFADDLLDGTRHNFLCALRLAGSGDGAVIGVAAADVSTGEFRLAVAPRRDADAWLARLSPREVLIARGAEDDRHLHGLDGVLVTEREAWEFDPSLARDDLQRQFAVHSLEGFGLGPSDEAAVGAAGALLRYLRELQPGGLPHLARPSVERAGGTMPLDEMTRRNLELVESLRPGGDVDGERAGTLLGVLDRTQTPMGARLLRQWLLAPLVERDAIDARLDAVSAIAADALARETLREALDGVRDVERLASKAAAGRATPRELRALGDSLGRLPQVKQALERLLADGGATGRLADVAAKWEDCAELCSEVSNALVPRPPLQLGDEATIAPGTDAELDELRALRDGGKDAIAEIQAAERARTGIQSLKVGFNKVFGYYLEISNAHRERVPDDYQRRQTLTGGERYVTPALKEYEEKVLNAAERIELRERALFEALRTRAGAEIARLQVIAARVAELDVLAALAEVAEREGYVRPALTDGFDCDVVGGRHPVVERMMAREKFIPNDLRLTEDSRLIILTGPNMAGKSTILRQVGLIQLMAQVGSFVPATRATLGVVDRLFTRVGASDNLVRGQSTFMVEMTETSAILNTATRRSLVLLDEIGRGTSTYDGVSIAWSVSEHLHDQVGCKTIFATHYHELVALADELSAVRNMTVAVREVGDQVLFLHRLIPGGADRSYGIEVGRLAGLPAPVLARAKEVLALLEGEGANMANALDRGGSPSAERRAPSTGRRSALGARRSTGSQLGLFGLEEPTHAPAPPHPVVESLKTVDPNNLTPMQALELIARLAAEAQRS, via the coding sequence ATGGAGCAGCAGGACACCCCCCTGATGCAGCAGTGGCGGGCCGCCAAGGCGTCCAGCCAGGGCGCGATCGTCTTCGCGCGCGTCGGGGACTTCTACGAGATGTTCTACGAGGACGCCGAGCTGGCCTCGCGCGTCCTCGGGCTCACGCTCACCAGCCGCAACAACGGCGGCGCCGCCGAGGTGCCGCTCGCCGGCATCCCCGTGAAGGCGTGCAGCGAGTACCTGCGCCGCCTCGTCCAGCGCGGCTACCGCGTCGCCATCTGCGAGCAGGTCGAGGACCCGAAGCTCGCCAAGGGCCTCGTGCGCCGCGAGGTCGTCGAGACCATCACGCCCGGCGCCGCCTTCGCCGACGACCTGCTCGACGGCACGCGCCACAACTTCCTCTGCGCGCTGCGGCTGGCCGGCAGCGGCGACGGCGCGGTCATCGGCGTCGCGGCCGCCGACGTCTCCACGGGCGAGTTCCGCCTCGCGGTCGCACCGCGCCGCGACGCCGACGCGTGGCTCGCGCGCCTGTCGCCGCGCGAGGTGCTGATCGCGCGCGGCGCCGAGGATGACCGGCACCTGCACGGCCTCGACGGCGTGCTCGTGACCGAGCGCGAGGCGTGGGAGTTCGATCCGTCGCTCGCGCGCGACGACCTGCAGCGCCAGTTCGCCGTCCACTCGCTCGAGGGCTTCGGGCTCGGCCCCAGCGATGAGGCGGCGGTCGGCGCGGCGGGCGCGCTGCTGCGCTACCTGCGCGAGCTGCAGCCCGGCGGGCTCCCGCACCTCGCGCGGCCGAGCGTCGAGCGCGCGGGCGGGACGATGCCGCTCGACGAGATGACGCGCCGCAACCTCGAGCTGGTGGAGTCGCTGCGCCCGGGCGGCGACGTGGACGGCGAGCGCGCGGGGACGCTGCTGGGAGTGCTCGACCGCACGCAGACGCCGATGGGCGCGCGCCTGCTGCGCCAGTGGCTGCTGGCGCCGCTCGTGGAGCGCGACGCGATCGATGCGCGCCTCGATGCGGTGTCGGCGATCGCCGCCGACGCGCTGGCGCGCGAGACGCTGCGCGAGGCGCTGGACGGCGTGCGCGACGTGGAGCGCCTCGCCTCCAAGGCCGCCGCCGGACGTGCGACGCCGCGCGAGCTGCGCGCGCTCGGCGACTCGCTGGGCCGGCTGCCGCAGGTGAAGCAGGCGCTGGAGCGGCTGCTCGCCGACGGTGGCGCGACCGGTCGCCTCGCGGACGTCGCCGCGAAGTGGGAGGACTGCGCCGAGCTGTGCTCCGAGGTCTCCAACGCGCTCGTCCCGCGCCCGCCGCTGCAGCTCGGCGACGAGGCGACCATCGCGCCCGGCACCGACGCGGAGCTCGACGAGCTGCGCGCGCTGCGCGACGGCGGCAAGGACGCGATCGCCGAGATCCAGGCGGCCGAGCGCGCGCGCACCGGCATCCAGTCGCTGAAGGTCGGCTTCAACAAGGTCTTCGGCTACTACCTCGAGATCTCCAACGCGCACCGCGAGCGCGTCCCCGACGACTACCAGCGGCGGCAGACGCTCACCGGCGGCGAGCGCTACGTCACGCCGGCGCTCAAGGAGTACGAGGAGAAGGTCCTCAACGCGGCCGAGCGGATCGAGCTGCGCGAGCGCGCGCTGTTCGAGGCGCTGCGCACGCGCGCCGGCGCGGAGATCGCGCGGCTGCAGGTCATCGCCGCACGCGTCGCGGAGCTGGACGTGCTGGCCGCGCTGGCCGAGGTCGCGGAGCGCGAGGGCTACGTGCGCCCGGCGCTCACCGACGGCTTCGACTGCGACGTCGTCGGCGGGCGCCATCCGGTGGTCGAGCGGATGATGGCGCGCGAGAAGTTCATCCCGAACGACCTGCGGCTCACCGAGGACTCGCGGCTGATCATCCTCACCGGCCCCAACATGGCCGGTAAGAGCACGATCCTGCGGCAGGTGGGGCTCATTCAGCTGATGGCGCAGGTCGGCAGCTTCGTGCCGGCCACGCGCGCCACGCTCGGCGTCGTCGACCGGCTGTTCACGCGCGTCGGTGCGAGCGACAACCTCGTGCGCGGCCAGTCGACCTTCATGGTCGAGATGACCGAGACGAGCGCGATCCTCAACACCGCCACGCGGCGCTCGCTCGTGCTGCTCGACGAGATCGGGCGCGGCACGTCGACGTACGACGGGGTGTCGATCGCGTGGAGCGTCAGCGAGCACCTGCACGACCAGGTCGGCTGCAAGACGATCTTCGCCACGCACTACCACGAGCTGGTGGCGCTGGCCGACGAGCTGTCCGCGGTGCGCAACATGACCGTCGCGGTGCGCGAGGTCGGCGACCAGGTGCTCTTCCTCCATCGCCTGATCCCGGGCGGCGCCGATCGCTCGTACGGGATCGAGGTCGGGCGGCTGGCGGGGCTGCCGGCTCCGGTGCTGGCGCGCGCGAAGGAGGTGCTGGCGCTCCTCGAAGGGGAGGGCGCGAACATGGCAAACGCGCTCGATCGCGGCGGCAGCCCGAGCGCCGAGCGCCGAGCGCCGAGCACGGGACGTCGCTCGGCGCTCGGCGCTCGGCGCTCGACCGGCTCGCAGTTGGGGCTCTTCGGCCTCGAGGAGCCGACGCACGCGCCAGCGCCGCCACATCCGGTCGTCGAATCGCTGAAGACCGTCGATCCGAACAATCTCACTCCCATGCAGGCGCTCGAGCTGATCGCGCGCCTCGCCGCCGAGGCCCAGCGCTCGTGA
- a CDS encoding glutaminyl-peptide cyclotransferase, which translates to MIPLRRSASALAVAALLAGCGGEASRTPDTAATQPPTTPGTPATPATPMPPTTPGGTPIYNAVVVERLPHDVEAFTQGLFFVDGQLYETTGMDGQSELRKLDLRTGAVQLRRGVPAPYFGEGSVALGGRLYQLTWKHGRAFVYDLATFQPRDTLTYTGEGWGLTTDGTQLYMSDGTAQLRVLDPKTFAVQRTIAVTDAGAPVSQLNELEWVDGEILANVWQRDQIARIDPKTGKVTGWIDLTGILPASQRTGKEDVLNGIAYDTTTKKLYVTGKWWPAMFEIRPERR; encoded by the coding sequence GTGATCCCGCTCCGCCGCTCCGCGTCCGCACTCGCCGTCGCCGCGCTGCTCGCCGGGTGCGGTGGCGAGGCGTCGCGCACGCCCGACACCGCCGCCACGCAGCCGCCCACCACGCCAGGCACGCCCGCCACGCCGGCCACGCCGATGCCGCCGACGACGCCGGGCGGCACGCCGATCTACAACGCCGTCGTCGTCGAGCGGCTGCCGCACGACGTGGAGGCGTTCACGCAGGGGCTCTTCTTCGTCGACGGCCAGCTCTACGAGACGACCGGGATGGATGGGCAGTCGGAGCTGCGCAAGCTGGACCTGCGCACCGGCGCCGTGCAGCTGCGCCGCGGCGTGCCCGCGCCCTACTTCGGCGAGGGGAGCGTCGCGCTCGGCGGACGGCTCTACCAGCTGACGTGGAAGCACGGGCGCGCGTTCGTCTACGACCTCGCGACCTTCCAGCCGCGCGACACGCTGACGTACACGGGCGAGGGGTGGGGGCTGACGACCGACGGCACGCAGCTCTACATGAGCGACGGCACCGCGCAGCTGCGCGTGCTCGACCCGAAGACGTTCGCGGTGCAGCGCACGATCGCTGTCACCGACGCGGGCGCGCCGGTGTCGCAGCTCAACGAGCTGGAATGGGTCGACGGCGAGATCCTCGCCAACGTCTGGCAGCGCGATCAGATCGCGCGCATCGACCCGAAGACGGGCAAGGTGACGGGCTGGATCGACCTGACCGGCATCCTCCCCGCGTCGCAGCGCACCGGGAAGGAGGACGTGCTGAACGGCATCGCGTACGACACCACGACGAAGAAGCTCTACGTCACGGGGAAGTGGTGGCCGGCGATGTTCGAGATCCGCCCCGAGCGGCGCTGA
- a CDS encoding CsgG/HfaB family protein, whose protein sequence is MRLPEPHARAVAPGVRPPGRSGPAAAALRSLAVAALAAALAAALAGLAACASTPAAAPTPATGADAAAIARERAAGTLAGAGVIGIPPFAVTTRDTTLAPLGFALADLLATDLARSARVTLVERTRLGEVLRELDLAQAGRVDSATAPRVGRILQARRLLVGSVGTVGDASTLRLGVRVADVGSGALTQAIDARAPLNDVLAAEKELALRLFETLGIVLTPAERRVVEERPTRNLAALLAYGRGVQRQLDGDFRGALEEFRRARRLDPSFRAARDRSDQARALAESGATGSPVAIPGVRAVDAAVAGTLDRLNRPLDYITSVVRATGSPADPAFPSTVATVVIRVTRP, encoded by the coding sequence GTGCGTCTGCCCGAACCACACGCCCGCGCGGTGGCGCCGGGCGTACGACCGCCGGGCCGCAGCGGCCCCGCCGCGGCCGCGCTGCGCTCGCTCGCTGTCGCTGCCCTCGCAGCTGCCCTCGCAGCTGCCCTCGCAGGCCTCGCCGCCTGCGCCTCCACGCCCGCCGCGGCGCCCACTCCCGCCACCGGCGCCGACGCCGCCGCGATCGCGCGCGAGCGCGCCGCGGGCACGCTCGCCGGCGCGGGCGTGATCGGCATCCCGCCGTTCGCGGTCACCACGCGCGACACGACGCTGGCGCCGCTCGGCTTCGCGCTCGCGGACCTGCTGGCCACCGACCTCGCGCGCAGCGCACGCGTGACGCTCGTCGAGCGCACGCGACTCGGCGAGGTGCTGCGCGAGCTCGACCTCGCGCAGGCGGGGCGCGTGGACTCCGCGACGGCGCCGCGCGTCGGCCGCATCCTGCAGGCGCGGCGGCTGCTCGTCGGCTCGGTCGGCACCGTGGGCGACGCGAGCACGCTGCGACTCGGCGTCCGCGTGGCCGACGTCGGCAGCGGCGCGCTGACGCAGGCGATCGACGCGAGAGCGCCGCTGAACGACGTGCTGGCGGCCGAGAAGGAGCTCGCGCTGCGGCTGTTCGAGACGCTCGGGATCGTGCTCACGCCGGCCGAGCGCCGCGTCGTCGAGGAGCGCCCGACACGCAACCTCGCGGCGCTGCTGGCCTACGGGCGCGGCGTGCAGCGGCAGCTCGACGGCGACTTCCGTGGCGCGCTCGAGGAGTTCCGCCGCGCGCGGCGCCTCGATCCGTCGTTCCGCGCGGCGCGCGACCGCAGCGACCAGGCGCGCGCGCTCGCCGAGAGCGGTGCCACCGGCTCGCCGGTCGCGATCCCCGGCGTGCGCGCGGTGGACGCGGCCGTCGCGGGCACGCTCGACCGCCTCAACCGCCCGCTCGACTACATCACGTCGGTCGTGCGCGCGACCGGCAGCCCCGCCGATCCCGCCTTCCCGAGCACGGTGGCGACGGTCGTCATCCGGGTGACGCGGCCATGA